The nucleotide sequence CCAAACTAGGGTTTGACCCCATCTGGTTTGGTGTTGTGGCGACCATCAATATGGAAATGGCGTGCATCACGCCCCCGGTGGGCTTCAACCTTTTCGTCATGCAGGGAATCGTCAAGGACATGAGCTTCGGCGATATTGCTCGGGGTAGCGCAGCTTTCATTCCTCTACAGGCACTGTTGTTGGTGCTTGTCGTTGCTTTTCCAGACATCATTTTATGGCTGCCAAGTAGGATGATCGGGCATTGACGCATTAACAATCTAATTCATTAATATGATTACTTTATATCCGTTATGACTATAAGGAGCTTTCTGAAAGTACGATTCAAGGACGACCTTTCGCGTTTTTTCCAAGATCCGTTACAACAGAAGGGGCAAAATCGTGTATGAAAAACGTGAAGTTTAAAAAACTGGTAACAGATGTTTTGACCATCAGGTCCGATGGGTGGGCATCAGAACAACGATGGGAATTGTTAACTTGGAGGAATACGGTCTTTTTCAATTGGAAAAATATAAACGAGGAGAATGGTTCATGAAGTCAAAAAGGAAAATCGTTGTCGTCGGAGGGTCCGCAGCCGGTCCCAAGGCGGCTGCAAAGGCAAAAAGAATCAACCGTGAAGCTGAGATCATCATGTTACAGAAGGATCACGATCTATCCATGGCCTCTTGCGCTTATCCGTATTACATTGGCGGTCACATTGACGACCGTGAAGCTCTCATATCCACTTCTACGGGCGTGGTCAGAGACCCTGAATATTTTCGAAATGCAAAGGGGATCGAGACTAGGGTTGATACAGAAGTGACCGCTATCGACCGTGGAAGGCAAATTGTCTCTTTTCGCAATATCTTGACTGGCGATACTGATGAAATCGCTTATGACAAGCTCATCCTTTCCACGGGTTCATTGCCAAGGGTCCCGCCGATTCCCGGGATCGAGCTTAAAGGCATCACCACGCTCCACTCAATAAAAGATTGTGATTTCATTAAAAGTGTTGTTGATCAGGGAAGAACGAACCAAGCGGCCGTGATCGGAGGGGGGCTGATTGGGATCGAGACCTGTGAAGCCCTTCATCAAGCAGGTATCGAAGTCACTGTGATCGAACTTCTCCCTCAGATCCTCACCTTCCTGGATTGGGAGATCTCCAAACTCTTGGAGAACCATATCAAGGGCAAAGGCGTGAATGTCATCACGGGTAACGGTATTGCTGGGTTTCTCGGTGAAGACGGAGGCTTGACGGGAGTCAAGTTGAAAA is from Dehalococcoidia bacterium and encodes:
- a CDS encoding FAD-dependent oxidoreductase; translated protein: MKSKRKIVVVGGSAAGPKAAAKAKRINREAEIIMLQKDHDLSMASCAYPYYIGGHIDDREALISTSTGVVRDPEYFRNAKGIETRVDTEVTAIDRGRQIVSFRNILTGDTDEIAYDKLILSTGSLPRVPPIPGIELKGITTLHSIKDCDFIKSVVDQGRTNQAAVIGGGLIGIETCEALHQAGIEVTVIELLPQILTFLDWEISKLLENHIKGKGVNVITGNGIAGFLGEDGGLTGVKLKNGTEIPCTLAVVATGVRPNTALAQSAGLDIGELGGIKVNEYMQTSDPDIYAIGDCVETRNRITGKIVHAPFGDLANLQGRVAGENAASTNCVKFPGTIQTG